The proteins below are encoded in one region of Archocentrus centrarchus isolate MPI-CPG fArcCen1 chromosome 13, fArcCen1, whole genome shotgun sequence:
- the LOC115790394 gene encoding odorant receptor 131-2-like encodes MGDNSSFIAGGSLLRTLNDRVIIVQVLVGLFLCINLMLIITFFMKDTFYTSMRYILFAVTLLSDCLILIITNLLLILTYFNVSMQMWLCLIVFAVASVYNFVTPVTLTAMTLERYVAICMPLRHGELCSIRSALCCILIIHGLSSVTCIVTLSIFFASVSLSFFKQYRVCSMEMFILHSWQGYLRSAISQFYFLIMCIVIVFSYIQIMKVAKAASGENKKSSHKGLRTVVLHAFQLLLCLIQLWCPFIEAAVLQNNFMLYVNVRYFNYITFNLTPRCLNPLIYGLRDEKFFWALKYDILCPLHRNKSVGFSN; translated from the coding sequence ATGGGTGACAACAGCTCATTCATTGCTGGTGGATCCTTATTACGAACGCTCAATGACAGAGTGATCATAGTTCAGGTTTTGGTAGGACTTTTCCTTTGCATTAACCTTATGCTGATCATAACTTTCTTCATGAAGGACACCTTTTACACATCCATGCGCTACATCCTATTTGCTGTCACATTACTGTCTGATTGCctcattttaattattacaaATCTGTTGCTGATCTTAACCTATTTTAATGTTTCCATGCAGATGTGGTTGTGCCTCATTGTATTTGCAGTGGCATCTGTGTATAACTTTGTCACACCAGTTACTCTGACAGCAATGACTCTGGAGCGCTATGTGGCCATTTGTATGCCTCTGCGTCATGGAGAGCTTTGCTCGATACGCAGCGCTCTGTGTTGCATCCTCATCATTCATGGGCTCAGCTCTGTGACCTGTATTGTGACTCTGTCAATCTTCTTTGCATCTGTATCATTGAGCTTCTTCAAACAGTACCGGGTTTGTTCTATGGAAATGTTCATTTTACACAGTTGGCAGGGTTATCTGAGGTCAGCTATAAGTCAGTTTTACTTCTTGATTATGTGCATTGTCATTGTTTTCTCCTACATTCAAATAATGAAAGTGGCCAAAGCTGCATCAGGAGAGAACAAAAAGTCAAGCCACAAAGGGCTCAGAACAGTGGTTCTTCATGCGTTCCAGCTGCTCCTGTGTCTCATCCAGCTGTGGTGTCCATTCATAGAAGCTGCTGTCCTTCAGAACAATTTTATGTTGTATGTTAATGTCAGGTACTTCAACTATATAACGTTTAATCTCACTCCTAGATGTTTAAATCCTCTCATTTATGGTCTCAGAGATGAAAAATTTTTCTGGGCACTAAAATATGACATTCTCTGTCCCTTACACAGGAACAAATCTGTAGGGTTTTCTAACTGA